In one Halorubrum sp. CBA1229 genomic region, the following are encoded:
- a CDS encoding ABC transporter permease, which yields MIDRLRRVLRVARWEVARAGGGVDRRTLLAALALLLVAGGVLGGGLAAGAVGLDVDRDVYRVAVDGDSPYADAVEEAPALTPVPVEGAELGDTADLVVFDGGGSRTGAVETVAVRASDTRKGEAAAAEFREAVEAHNERLMAAEENATAAFPITVTLQYVGRTSGLDDGSTLGEDDGGSGGDSESGDGSGGGDGSTDGGGSDGDSEGGDADGSGDPVTADDTAGDGLAVPSVGGAAFGADTVGSPGSISPPFPFVSLLLAFVFLVPMNFLIQAYGSSILDERTNRRGEPLLVTPLSPVDIVAGKTLPYVAAALLVTTLIAAAVGGGPLSVIAVLPVALTFLAATFVGAMFARSFKELTFVTVGVSVLLTTYAFVPAIFTNVTPVALVSPLTLVVFDLQGEAVSVGEALFSTGPMALGAALLFGLGLGVYREEDMFTQKPVARKLLDALAVRLSAIEDVVLADLVDRRRIRALGSVALLTAFTIPFVFVAELLAVATLFALPVTVSIPVLLVTIAFIEEVAKSVHLYAGFERGVFARADRVAVAVGLASAVGFFLAEKATAVVQAVGLTDLYVGRAAFGSVAGVEGLSPVAVAALLFAPLLLHGFATTVAAVGASRNRTYYVLTLALATLLHAAYNFGVVSIHG from the coding sequence GTGATCGACCGGCTCCGGAGGGTCCTCCGGGTCGCCCGCTGGGAGGTCGCCCGCGCCGGCGGCGGCGTCGACCGCCGCACGCTGCTCGCGGCGCTCGCGCTCCTGCTCGTCGCCGGCGGCGTCCTCGGCGGGGGGCTCGCGGCCGGAGCGGTCGGGCTCGACGTCGACCGCGACGTCTACCGGGTCGCCGTCGACGGCGACTCCCCGTACGCGGACGCGGTCGAGGAGGCGCCGGCGCTGACGCCGGTCCCCGTCGAGGGGGCCGAACTCGGCGACACGGCCGACCTCGTCGTGTTCGACGGCGGCGGGAGCCGGACCGGCGCGGTCGAGACCGTCGCCGTCCGGGCCAGCGACACGCGGAAGGGCGAGGCCGCGGCCGCCGAGTTCCGCGAGGCCGTCGAGGCGCACAACGAGCGGCTGATGGCCGCCGAGGAGAACGCGACCGCCGCCTTCCCGATCACCGTCACCCTCCAGTACGTCGGTCGGACGAGCGGGCTCGACGACGGCTCGACGCTCGGCGAGGACGACGGCGGTAGCGGGGGCGACAGCGAAAGCGGGGACGGATCCGGCGGCGGAGACGGCTCCACCGACGGCGGCGGGAGCGACGGCGACTCGGAGGGCGGCGACGCGGACGGTAGCGGAGACCCGGTGACGGCCGACGACACCGCCGGCGACGGCCTCGCGGTCCCCTCTGTCGGCGGCGCGGCGTTCGGCGCCGACACGGTCGGGTCGCCGGGGTCGATCTCCCCGCCGTTCCCGTTCGTCTCGCTGCTTCTCGCGTTTGTCTTCCTCGTCCCGATGAACTTCCTCATCCAGGCGTACGGCTCCTCGATTCTCGACGAGCGCACGAACCGGCGGGGGGAGCCGCTGCTCGTCACGCCGCTCTCGCCGGTCGACATCGTCGCCGGGAAGACGCTGCCGTACGTCGCGGCCGCGCTGCTCGTCACGACGCTCATCGCGGCCGCCGTGGGGGGCGGCCCCCTCTCGGTGATCGCCGTGCTTCCGGTGGCGCTGACCTTCCTCGCGGCCACGTTCGTCGGCGCGATGTTCGCGCGGTCGTTCAAGGAGCTCACCTTCGTCACGGTCGGCGTCAGCGTGCTCCTGACGACGTACGCCTTCGTGCCGGCCATCTTCACCAACGTAACGCCCGTCGCACTGGTGTCGCCGCTGACGCTCGTCGTCTTCGACCTGCAAGGGGAGGCCGTCTCGGTCGGCGAGGCCCTCTTCTCGACCGGGCCGATGGCGCTCGGCGCCGCCCTCCTGTTCGGGCTCGGGCTCGGGGTGTACCGCGAGGAAGACATGTTCACCCAGAAGCCCGTGGCGCGGAAGCTCCTCGACGCGCTCGCGGTGCGGCTCTCGGCGATAGAGGACGTCGTCCTCGCCGACCTCGTCGACCGTCGGCGGATCCGCGCGCTCGGGTCGGTCGCGCTCCTCACCGCCTTCACGATCCCCTTCGTGTTCGTCGCGGAGCTGCTGGCGGTCGCGACGCTGTTCGCACTGCCGGTGACGGTGTCGATCCCCGTGCTGCTCGTGACCATCGCCTTCATCGAGGAGGTCGCGAAAAGCGTCCACCTCTACGCCGGGTTCGAGCGCGGCGTCTTCGCCCGGGCCGACCGGGTCGCCGTCGCGGTCGGGCTCGCCTCCGCGGTCGGCTTCTTCCTCGCCGAGAAGGCCACGGCGGTCGTGCAGGCGGTCGGGCTCACCGACCTGTACGTCGGCCGAGCCGCGTTCGGGAGCGTCGCCGGCGTCGAGGGGCTCTCCCCGGTCGCCGTCGCGGCGCTGCTGTTCGCGCCCCTCCTGCTCCACGGGTTCGCGACGACCGTCGCCGCGGTGGGCGCGAGCCGGAACCGGACGTACTACGTCCTGACGCTGGCGCTGGCGACGCTGCTCCACGCCGCGTACAACTTCGGGGTGGTGAGCATCCATGGGTGA